One Cydia splendana chromosome 23, ilCydSple1.2, whole genome shotgun sequence DNA window includes the following coding sequences:
- the LOC134801943 gene encoding ceramide phosphoethanolamine synthase produces the protein MMWPSSTASKVLTLLLLVTFIYCIYMDTFLFLRIQNYRLDIFGNVPENRSESSTFKSILKDANYEDVLWVPCSINPLCHPTVKALMIDHVNHYIYGPFCSIVDIALGISKRWQFLTPNMISFFHVFVALIGAKLLTCQSLAARRFAVVLFQIRMFLDDLDGHVARERKNIKGERTEVGTVGFWIDGICDLLGVIAMMVGILVFLKNNPPRRGYRDTPVSTLPYHQLKEINTSEDLEKDHTAEIGISYKTKVTYQRIIQVIGLFSGQMLLSSLAWNRYIDIYQELLENNAEYDLIRRETMFRSGLFFFATSLWRIVNPHSYLHLLSLAVFCDKTWPFLKVVHYSGYVCLVVAVGTSEYLVDTIQSFVLNGVDGL, from the coding sequence ATGATGTGGCCTTCTTCAACAGCCAGCAAAGTACTCACTTTGCTCCTCCTAGTGACTTTTATATACTGCATCTATATGGACACATTCCTGTTTCTACGCATACAGAATTATAGACTAGATATTTTTGGAAATGTACCGGAAAACAGGAGTGAGAGCTCGACGTTTAAGTCGATATTGAAGGACGCGAATTATGAAGATGTTCTATGGGTTCCATGCAGTATAAATCCGTTATGTCACCCAACGGTCAAAGCGTTGATGATAGATCATGTAAACCATTATATCTACGGACCTTTTTGTTCTATAGTCGACATAGCGCTTGGGATCTCAAAACGCTGGCAATTCCTGACTCCAAACATGATTTCATTTTTCCACGTTTTCGTGGCTTTGATCGGAGCGAAACTTTTAACCTGCCAGAGTTTAGCTGCACGACGATTCGCAGTTGTTTTATTCCAAATTCGAATGTTTTTAGACGACCTTGACGGTCATGTAGCTAGAGAAAGAAAGAATATAAAAGGAGAGCGGACTGAGGTTGGGACTGTCGGTTTCTGGATCGACGGAATCTGTGATTTATTAGGAGTTATCGCTATGATGGTCGGTATATTGGTGTTCCTTAAAAATAATCCACCTAGAAGAGGTTACAGAGACACCCCTGTAAGCACGCTGCCTTACCACCaattaaaagaaataaacacAAGCGAAGATTTAGAAAAGGATCATACGGCGGAGATCGGTATTTCATATAAAACAAAAGTGACTTATCAAAGGATAATTCAAGTTATAGGACTGTTTTCCGGTCAAATGCTGCTATCATCTCTCGCTTGGAACCGTTATATAGACATTTATCAAGAATTATTGGAGAATAACGCTGAATATGACTTGATAAGACGAGAAACTATGTTCAGATCTGGATTGTTCTTCTTTGCGACAAGTTTATGGCGGATTGTGAACCCGCATAGCTATCTACATCTTCTTTCTTTAGCTGTTTTCTGTGATAAAACTTGGCCTTTTCTAAAAGTGGTACACTACAGTGGCTACGTTTGTCTGGTGGTAGCTGTGGGTACTTCAGAATACTTGGTCGATACCATACAGTCTTTCGTGCTCAATGGTGTAGATGggttatga